One Sphaerisporangium krabiense DNA segment encodes these proteins:
- a CDS encoding sensor histidine kinase: protein MILRTLTGVAKGLALFGLALWQLWRLAIAVVAFTLTFGLGMVFVFPASVRIVRGRTAEARRIAARWSGVEIATPYRPAPPPPVPQADGWYREGRQLYRTSMVPLFNRTLDWMVKDPATWRDLAWLAAEPVVGGLIALSPLLLAGYGVLLASTWQPFQVLAGLVLVVAGVLVAPRVPWLHGRWTRSLLAPTRRALLANEVRHLTQSRTQAVDAQAAELRRIERDLHDGAQARLVAIGMMLGAAEEIVESDPQAAKALIVKVREASAASLIELRRLVRGIHPPVLAERGLGDAIRALALDSPLKAEVSVDLPARAEAPVESAAYFVVSELLANAGRHSGADAVTIDVSHRGPALRVTVTDDGHGGADPSRGSGLRGIERRLAAFDGVLALNSPAGGPTTAIVEIPRAFPGVAGENAVPRWKIRLMSICYGLFWLPLFPQGLVTMGFKIFGSENRSWFLALYLPEALQWPTMVAMVVLGGGMVLYGKSVSDRIKDAEGRGCG, encoded by the coding sequence ATGATTCTGCGCACGCTGACCGGTGTCGCCAAGGGTCTGGCCCTGTTCGGGCTGGCCCTGTGGCAGCTGTGGCGGCTCGCCATCGCGGTCGTGGCCTTCACGCTGACCTTCGGCCTCGGGATGGTCTTCGTGTTCCCGGCGAGCGTGCGCATTGTCCGCGGGCGTACGGCCGAGGCGCGCAGGATCGCCGCCAGGTGGTCCGGAGTGGAGATCGCCACGCCGTACCGCCCGGCGCCGCCGCCTCCCGTGCCCCAGGCGGACGGCTGGTACCGCGAGGGACGGCAGCTCTACCGCACGTCCATGGTCCCCCTCTTCAATCGCACGCTGGACTGGATGGTCAAGGACCCGGCCACCTGGCGCGACCTCGCCTGGCTCGCGGCCGAGCCGGTGGTGGGCGGCCTCATCGCCCTGTCGCCGCTGCTGCTGGCCGGGTACGGCGTGCTCCTCGCGAGCACCTGGCAGCCGTTCCAGGTGCTGGCCGGGCTGGTCCTCGTGGTGGCCGGCGTGCTGGTGGCCCCTCGGGTGCCCTGGCTGCACGGACGGTGGACGCGGTCGCTGCTGGCCCCCACGCGCAGGGCCCTGCTCGCCAACGAGGTCCGCCACCTCACCCAGTCCCGCACCCAGGCCGTCGACGCGCAGGCCGCCGAGCTGCGGCGCATCGAACGCGACCTGCACGACGGCGCCCAGGCGCGGCTGGTGGCGATCGGCATGATGCTCGGCGCGGCCGAGGAGATCGTGGAGTCCGACCCGCAGGCGGCCAAGGCGCTGATCGTGAAGGTGCGCGAGGCGTCGGCGGCCTCGCTGATCGAACTGCGCCGGCTCGTCCGCGGCATCCACCCGCCGGTCCTCGCCGAGCGCGGCCTCGGCGACGCGATACGCGCCCTCGCGCTGGACAGCCCGCTGAAGGCCGAGGTGAGCGTCGACCTCCCGGCCCGCGCCGAGGCGCCGGTCGAGTCGGCGGCGTACTTCGTGGTCAGCGAGCTGCTGGCCAACGCGGGCCGGCACTCGGGCGCGGACGCGGTGACGATCGACGTCAGCCACCGGGGCCCCGCCCTGCGCGTCACCGTCACCGACGACGGCCACGGCGGGGCCGACCCCTCCCGGGGCAGCGGCCTTCGCGGCATCGAGCGCAGGCTGGCCGCCTTCGACGGCGTCCTCGCGCTGAACAGCCCGGCCGGCGGCCCCACCACCGCGATCGTGGAGATCCCCCGGGCGTTCCCGGGCGTGGCCGGGGAGAACGCGGTCCCCCGCTGGAAGATCCGGCTGATGTCGATCTGCTACGGGCTGTTCTGGCTCCCGCTGTTCCCGCAGGGCCTCGTCACCATGGGCTTCAAGATCTTCGGTAGTGAGAACAGAAGCTGGTTCCTCGCGCTCTACCTGCCCGAGGCCCTCCAGTGGCCCACCATGGTCGCGATGGTCGTCCTGGGTGGTGGCATGGTTCTGTACGGCAAGTCCGTGTCGGACCGGATCAAGGACGCCGAAGGGAGGGGCTGCGGGTGA
- a CDS encoding LuxR C-terminal-related transcriptional regulator, which translates to MRVVLAEDLYLLRDGLVRLLQAHGFEIVAAVESGPELLKALLDERPDVAVVDVRLPPTFTDEGLQAALAARRSIPGLPVLVLSQHVEQLYARELLADGSGGVGYLLKDRVFNAGQFVDAVRRVASGGTAMDPDVIARLLASNAGNEPLGRLTPREREVLELMAEGRSNAAIAQRLFLSESAVSKHTANIFAKLDLAASDDDNRRVLAVLAYLNGTRG; encoded by the coding sequence GTGAGGGTCGTCCTGGCCGAAGACCTCTACCTGCTCAGGGACGGCCTGGTTCGGCTGCTCCAGGCCCACGGGTTCGAGATCGTGGCGGCGGTGGAGTCCGGGCCCGAGCTGCTGAAGGCCCTGCTCGACGAGCGGCCCGACGTGGCGGTCGTGGACGTCCGCCTGCCGCCCACCTTCACCGACGAGGGTCTGCAGGCGGCGCTCGCGGCCCGGCGTTCCATCCCCGGCCTGCCGGTGCTCGTCCTGTCCCAGCACGTGGAGCAGTTGTACGCCCGCGAGCTGCTCGCCGACGGCAGCGGGGGCGTCGGCTACCTGCTCAAGGACCGGGTGTTCAACGCCGGCCAGTTCGTGGACGCCGTGCGCAGGGTCGCCTCCGGCGGCACGGCGATGGACCCCGACGTGATCGCCAGGCTGCTGGCCAGCAACGCCGGCAACGAGCCGCTCGGACGGCTCACCCCGCGCGAGCGCGAGGTGCTGGAACTCATGGCGGAGGGCCGCTCCAACGCCGCCATCGCGCAGCGGCTGTTCCTCAGCGAGAGCGCCGTGTCCAAGCACACCGCGAACATCTTCGCCAAGCTGGACCTGGCGGCCTCCGACGACGACAACCGCAGAGTGCTGGCCGTGCTCGCCTACCTCAACGGCACCCGGGGCTGA